A genomic stretch from Nitrospira defluvii includes:
- a CDS encoding HigA family addiction module antitoxin: MSRMHNPPHPGETLREDILPALGLNVTQAAKQLGVTRAALSRVLNGRAAISPEMALRLEGWLGVQHGGRADVWVAQQAAYDLWLARKAGAPRVRRAVLVEA; encoded by the coding sequence ATGAGCCGGATGCACAATCCACCGCACCCAGGCGAAACCTTGAGAGAGGATATTTTGCCTGCGTTGGGCTTAAACGTGACGCAAGCTGCGAAGCAACTGGGAGTGACCCGTGCCGCCTTGTCGCGCGTATTGAATGGTCGTGCGGCGATCTCTCCGGAAATGGCCTTACGATTAGAGGGCTGGCTTGGAGTGCAGCACGGAGGGCGCGCCGATGTCTGGGTGGCGCAGCAGGCCGCGTATGACCTGTGGCTAGCCCGCAAGGCCGGTGCGCCAAGAGTGCGGCGTGCCGTCTTGGTCGAAGCGTAA
- a CDS encoding type II toxin-antitoxin system RelE/ParE family toxin — protein sequence MIKSFRHKGLQAFFETGSKAGIQPHHAARLKRQLARLDLATTAADMNVPGWRLHALAVNLAGRYAVSVSGNWRLTFGFDGGDAVFIDYHDYH from the coding sequence ATGATCAAGTCGTTTCGACACAAGGGACTACAAGCCTTCTTTGAAACCGGCAGCAAGGCAGGCATCCAGCCACATCATGCGGCTCGACTCAAACGGCAACTCGCCCGATTGGATTTGGCCACAACGGCGGCGGATATGAATGTGCCAGGATGGAGGCTGCATGCATTGGCCGTCAATTTGGCTGGCCGCTATGCGGTTTCCGTGAGCGGGAATTGGCGGCTGACGTTCGGTTTCGATGGCGGGGATGCAGTATTCATTGATTACCACGATTATCATTAG
- a CDS encoding LamG-like jellyroll fold domain-containing protein, which yields MPYTHYTYDGNDNLTQRRTPKGDDILFAYDAVNQLVSKTLPGTQVTSYTYDLVGNLTRVTDPDSVLAMTYDQANRLLSVKTDGSPNQPAVTLGYGYDPNGNRLTLTDPVQITSYSYDAVNRLQSLTQPHAPATPLPTLLASWPGDGSAINPVGGQHGTLQLGTAFDLGVRHQAFAFDGVNDYVLIPDSAVLDSLSTAATVDAWIKPEVPVGAEGWIFSRRDPFVSEGFSVALLQDGRMQLTVRTTTSPTVSGSTFRSTAPVITFGQWQHVAAAVDTVAGTAQLWVNGQPLTLTTVFGPATLSGTLSNVNQQYLGRRQDPNTAGGGGHFKGEIDEVRLYGRTLTLAEVQSRAQNQPVAAYVYDALSRRTSVTLSNGTQTTYSYDPASQVTNILHQLTASATQINKADYVYNDVGNRTSLTDRRGVQAFGYDQLDRLTGASHPLLLDPQAFAYDAVGNRTTNGSVTNAGNQLTADANFSYQYDDNGNLTRKTLLATGNSTQYTYDAENRLVKVEEFAAGNPTAITTSSYRYDGLGRRIEKIANGQTIRYVYDGEDILLEYDGSNVLQAKYTHGPGIDEPLSRTPMVPGLGSGQVVVLASTPDGLRGPVVDDGIKVNGQLSVGFVFVSGMPAPAIGQCPLHLVIAVCGSIRC from the coding sequence GTGCCGTACACGCACTACACCTACGACGGCAACGACAATTTGACCCAGCGCCGCACGCCGAAGGGCGACGACATTCTCTTCGCCTACGATGCTGTGAACCAACTCGTGAGCAAAACCCTGCCCGGCACCCAGGTCACCAGTTACACCTACGACCTCGTGGGCAACTTGACCCGCGTGACCGATCCGGATAGCGTGCTGGCCATGACCTATGACCAGGCGAATCGGCTGCTGAGTGTGAAGACCGACGGCTCGCCGAATCAACCGGCGGTGACGCTGGGCTATGGCTACGATCCCAACGGCAACCGGCTGACGCTGACCGATCCGGTCCAGATCACGAGCTACTCGTACGATGCCGTCAATCGCCTCCAGTCCCTCACGCAGCCCCACGCCCCGGCCACCCCGTTGCCCACGCTGCTGGCGTCATGGCCCGGCGACGGCAGCGCGATCAATCCCGTCGGAGGCCAACATGGCACGCTCCAACTGGGGACCGCGTTCGACCTCGGTGTGCGCCATCAGGCCTTTGCCTTCGACGGGGTCAATGACTACGTGCTCATTCCCGATTCCGCGGTGCTGGATAGTCTCAGCACCGCCGCGACCGTGGACGCCTGGATCAAGCCGGAAGTGCCGGTGGGGGCGGAGGGATGGATCTTCAGCCGGCGCGACCCGTTTGTCAGCGAAGGCTTCTCGGTAGCCCTCTTGCAGGATGGACGGATGCAACTGACCGTGCGGACCACGACCAGCCCCACGGTGTCGGGCTCCACCTTCCGCTCGACGGCCCCGGTGATCACGTTTGGTCAATGGCAACATGTCGCGGCCGCAGTGGACACCGTGGCCGGCACGGCCCAGCTCTGGGTCAATGGCCAGCCGCTGACCCTGACGACGGTCTTTGGGCCCGCCACCCTGAGTGGCACGCTGTCCAACGTGAACCAGCAGTACCTCGGACGGAGGCAGGACCCGAACACGGCGGGCGGCGGCGGCCATTTTAAGGGCGAGATCGACGAAGTGCGGCTCTATGGCCGGACCCTCACGCTGGCGGAGGTGCAGAGCCGAGCGCAGAACCAGCCGGTGGCCGCCTATGTGTACGATGCGCTTTCGCGCCGCACGAGTGTCACCCTCTCGAACGGGACGCAGACCACGTATAGCTATGATCCCGCAAGCCAGGTGACCAACATCTTGCATCAGCTGACGGCGAGCGCCACGCAGATCAACAAGGCCGACTATGTCTACAACGATGTCGGCAACCGGACGAGTCTCACGGACAGAAGAGGCGTCCAAGCGTTCGGGTATGATCAGCTGGATCGGCTGACTGGTGCGAGTCACCCCTTGCTGCTCGATCCGCAGGCCTTTGCGTACGATGCGGTCGGCAATCGGACCACGAATGGCAGTGTGACGAATGCCGGCAATCAACTGACGGCGGATGCGAACTTTTCCTATCAATATGACGACAACGGCAATCTCACGAGAAAGACGCTCCTGGCCACAGGAAACTCTACCCAGTACACGTACGATGCTGAGAATCGGCTGGTGAAAGTCGAAGAGTTCGCCGCCGGGAATCCCACCGCTATTACGACGAGCAGCTACCGCTACGACGGCCTGGGCCGTCGCATTGAGAAGATCGCCAATGGCCAGACCATACGCTACGTCTATGACGGCGAAGACATTCTCCTCGAATACGACGGCAGCAACGTGCTACAGGCCAAATATACCCACGGCCCCGGTATCGATGAGCCCTTGAGCCGGACGCCGATGGTGCCGGGCCTCGGCAGCGGGCAGGTCGTGGTGCTGGCGTCCACGCCGGATGGTCTGCGCGGGCCAGTGGTGGATGATGGGATTAAGGTGAACGGCCAGCTGTCGGTGGGCTTTGTGTTTGTCTCAGGAATGCCGGCACCGGCGATCGGCCAGTGTCCCCTCCACTTGGTCATCGCCGTATGTGGTTCCATTCGTTGTTGA
- a CDS encoding RHS repeat domain-containing protein, whose amino-acid sequence MTQILHQLTATTTPINKAEYVYNPVGNRTSLTDRRGAQTFGYDALDRLTAASHPLLLDPQAFAYDAVGNRTTGGSVVNAGNQLTADANFTYQYDENGNLTKKTLLANGNHTDYTYDAENRLIQVQEFAAGNPTATTTSTYRYDGLGRRIEKVANGQTKRYIYDGEDILLEYDGANILQARYTHGPGIDEPIAVTQGASTFFYHQDGLGSVTELTDSAGAVAKAYAYDAYGNILESPGTVNQPYTYTGRELDSESGLYYYRARYYDAATGRFLQKDIVGIKRGSNLYPYLRDNPPNGTDSTGLDPSLRPYDVGRASKPFVPKSDKRPLGTILCNDGNPEVWIQDYYNDLQSQECGLSECLFKHEGVHLADALSRQPLVCSGTKKNKKGRSSSAQELGTQILFGDRLASESEIRAYLTEENCLKEALNKTRGDCPCGSLLNGRLSDVKLFLYP is encoded by the coding sequence GTGACGCAGATCCTCCATCAACTCACGGCCACCACTACGCCCATCAACAAGGCCGAGTACGTCTACAACCCCGTCGGCAATCGGACCTCACTCACTGACCGACGTGGCGCGCAGACCTTCGGCTACGACGCGTTGGATCGGCTGACGGCTGCCAGCCATCCCTTGCTGCTGGATCCGCAGGCCTTTGCGTATGACGCGGTCGGCAACCGCACGACAGGCGGGAGTGTCGTCAATGCAGGTAATCAGCTGACGGCGGATGCGAACTTTACCTATCAATATGACGAGAATGGGAATTTGACGAAAAAGACCCTACTGGCGAATGGAAATCACACGGACTACACCTACGATGCCGAAAACCGCCTGATTCAGGTGCAGGAGTTTGCCGCTGGCAATCCTACCGCCACCACGACGAGTACGTATCGGTATGATGGCCTTGGCCGACGAATCGAAAAGGTCGCCAACGGCCAAACCAAGCGATACATCTATGATGGTGAGGACATTCTGTTAGAGTACGATGGCGCGAATATCCTGCAGGCGCGTTACACGCACGGCCCTGGGATCGATGAGCCCATTGCGGTCACCCAAGGTGCGAGCACCTTCTTTTACCACCAGGACGGCTTGGGGTCAGTGACGGAGTTGACCGACTCTGCTGGAGCCGTCGCCAAGGCCTACGCCTATGATGCGTATGGGAATATTCTGGAATCGCCGGGCACGGTAAACCAGCCGTATACGTATACGGGACGGGAACTCGATAGCGAAAGCGGGCTCTATTACTACCGGGCGCGATACTATGATGCGGCGACGGGGAGATTTCTGCAGAAGGATATAGTTGGAATTAAACGTGGCTCCAATTTGTATCCTTACCTCAGGGATAATCCTCCTAATGGTACGGATTCCACAGGACTAGATCCTAGCCTCAGACCCTATGACGTTGGGAGAGCTAGCAAGCCATTTGTGCCTAAGAGTGATAAGCGGCCTCTCGGTACAATCCTATGTAATGACGGCAATCCGGAAGTCTGGATTCAGGATTACTACAATGATCTACAGTCACAGGAATGTGGCTTGTCGGAATGCTTGTTCAAGCACGAAGGGGTCCACCTGGCCGATGCACTTTCAAGGCAGCCACTCGTATGTAGCGGAACGAAGAAAAACAAGAAAGGGCGGAGTTCATCCGCACAGGAATTGGGCACACAGATTTTGTTCGGAGACCGACTCGCGAGTGAATCAGAAATCAGGGCATATCTTACGGAAGAGAATTGTCTTAAGGAAGCTCTTAATAAGACGAGGGGAGACTGTCCATGTGGATCCCTTTTGAACGGCAGGCTAAGCGATGTGAAACTGTTTCTATACCCATGA
- a CDS encoding RHS repeat-associated core domain-containing protein produces the protein MITRNAQGNPTQITRPNGAVTTMTYDAKGNLLTATEQAINATTTFTYEPTFNQVTSIRDPKGNLTQIAYDAKGNPLTITDALNQVTTFTYNPQGLLLTTKDALNQTTTFTYDALGRLLSTTDPLTRTTTLTYDQAGNVATSKDPLNRITTFEYDAKNRLKKVTDPLSGVTEYTYDGNGNLLTVTDAKNQATTFAYDGRNRLLSTTDPLGKVETYTYDGNDNLTKRRTPKGDDILFAYDAVNQLVSKTLPGTQVTSYAYDLVGNLTRVTDPDSVLAMSYDQANRLLSVKTDGSPNQPAVTLGYAYDSNGNRLTRADQATSISYHYDGVNRLTGLGNGVTLPPPATNRVAWWKGEGTRADEQGSNPGTLRNGVSFVAGFAGQAFQFDGVDDEIGFTSTVGRFGFQATVEFWVKTTSTRRETIMSDRLTCTVTSPANAASWELQVQPNGTASFAVAGPDAGAGTTLVSAGVATTHPINDGQWHRIAAVRNGTEQRLYLDGQLEGFWNYFNGPPLLTGLPTGGLHLGTGGCGTSLFTGQLDEITIADRAWTLAELQAPRSQEQPVANWSYDVLSRRTAMTLSNGTQTTYQYDPASQVTQILHQLTATSTQINKAEYLYNGVGNRTSLTDRRGPQTFGYDTLDRLTSASHPLLLDPQAFAYDAVGNRTTNGSVTNAGNQLTTDANFTYQYDDNGNLTRKTLLATGNYTQYSYDAENRLIQVQEFAAGNPTAVTTSSYRYDGLGRRIEKVANGQTTRYIYDGEDILLEYDGSNVLQARYTHGPGIDEPIAVTKGASTFFYHQDGLGSVTELTDSTGSVAKAYAYDVYGNILESPGTVNQPYTYTGRELDQETGLYYYRARYYDAASGRFLQKDPIGLGGGDVNFYNYVRNNPPRLADPFGLFDLATPGEVLNFWGEFFGAIGDFGANYVDMRQAWWKGADKYFHCKANCQAAQRGVEGEAVACIISDIREWWDQNVKSYWEPQSTPQDSAADQQANLYGRLQGSINPGTPCEQSCAPFRPVGLPPQY, from the coding sequence ATGATCACGCGCAATGCCCAGGGGAATCCCACGCAGATCACGCGGCCCAACGGCGCTGTGACCACGATGACCTATGATGCCAAGGGTAACTTGCTCACCGCGACGGAGCAGGCCATCAACGCGACGACGACATTCACCTATGAGCCGACATTCAATCAGGTGACCAGCATCCGCGATCCGAAAGGGAATCTCACCCAGATCGCCTATGATGCGAAGGGCAATCCGCTCACGATTACCGACGCGCTCAACCAGGTCACCACCTTTACCTACAATCCCCAAGGCCTGCTCCTCACGACGAAGGATGCGCTCAATCAGACCACGACGTTCACCTACGATGCGTTGGGACGGCTGCTCAGCACGACCGATCCCCTGACCCGCACCACGACGTTGACCTATGACCAGGCGGGCAACGTGGCCACATCAAAAGATCCCCTGAACCGGATCACGACGTTTGAGTACGACGCCAAGAACCGGCTGAAGAAAGTCACGGATCCGCTGAGTGGCGTGACGGAATACACGTACGACGGCAATGGGAATCTCCTCACGGTCACGGATGCGAAGAACCAAGCCACCACCTTCGCCTACGACGGCCGCAACCGGTTGCTCAGCACCACCGATCCCTTGGGCAAAGTCGAGACCTACACCTACGACGGCAACGACAACCTCACCAAGCGTCGCACGCCGAAGGGCGACGACATTCTCTTCGCCTACGATGCTGTGAACCAGCTCGTGAGCAAAACCCTGCCCGGCACCCAGGTCACCAGTTACGCCTACGATCTGGTCGGCAACTTGACCCGCGTGACCGATCCGGATAGCGTGCTCGCCATGAGCTATGACCAGGCGAATCGGCTGCTGAGTGTGAAGACCGACGGCTCGCCGAACCAACCGGCCGTGACGCTGGGCTATGCCTATGATTCGAACGGCAACCGGCTGACGCGTGCGGATCAGGCCACCTCCATCAGCTATCATTACGACGGCGTGAATCGCCTGACGGGCCTGGGGAATGGGGTGACCCTGCCGCCGCCGGCCACCAACCGCGTGGCCTGGTGGAAGGGCGAAGGTACGCGGGCCGACGAACAGGGGAGCAACCCCGGTACCCTGCGCAATGGGGTGAGCTTCGTGGCGGGCTTCGCCGGTCAGGCCTTTCAGTTCGACGGGGTGGACGATGAGATCGGCTTTACCAGCACGGTGGGCCGCTTCGGATTCCAGGCCACGGTTGAATTCTGGGTCAAGACGACCTCGACGCGGCGCGAGACGATCATGAGCGATCGGCTGACCTGCACCGTCACGTCCCCGGCCAACGCGGCCTCCTGGGAGCTACAGGTGCAGCCGAACGGCACGGCCAGCTTTGCCGTCGCGGGCCCGGACGCGGGGGCGGGGACCACGCTGGTGAGCGCCGGCGTGGCGACGACGCATCCGATCAATGATGGGCAATGGCATCGGATCGCCGCCGTGCGCAATGGCACGGAACAACGGCTCTATCTGGATGGCCAGCTAGAGGGGTTCTGGAATTACTTCAATGGCCCGCCGCTGCTCACCGGGCTCCCGACAGGCGGATTGCACCTGGGGACCGGTGGATGCGGCACGAGTCTGTTCACCGGCCAATTGGATGAAATCACGATCGCCGATCGAGCCTGGACCCTGGCCGAACTACAGGCGCCTCGCAGCCAAGAACAGCCCGTCGCCAATTGGAGCTACGACGTGCTGTCGCGTCGGACGGCCATGACCCTGTCGAATGGGACGCAGACGACGTATCAATACGATCCTGCGAGCCAGGTGACCCAGATCCTGCATCAACTGACGGCGACCTCGACCCAGATCAACAAAGCGGAGTACCTGTACAACGGGGTGGGCAACAGAACGTCATTGACGGATCGCCGTGGGCCGCAGACGTTTGGGTACGACACGCTCGATAGACTGACCAGCGCGAGTCACCCCTTGCTCCTTGATCCGCAGGCCTTTGCCTACGATGCGGTGGGCAATCGGACCACGAATGGCAGTGTGACGAATGCCGGCAATCAGCTGACGACCGATGCGAACTTTACCTATCAATATGACGACAACGGCAATCTGACGCGCAAGACGCTGCTCGCGACCGGGAATTACACCCAGTACAGCTATGACGCCGAGAATCGCCTGATTCAGGTACAGGAATTCGCCGCCGGGAATCCCACGGCCGTCACGACGAGCAGCTATCGGTATGACGGTCTGGGGCGCCGGATTGAAAAAGTGGCCAATGGCCAGACTACCCGCTATATCTATGACGGTGAAGATATCCTGCTCGAATACGACGGTAGCAATGTCCTGCAGGCGCGCTACACGCACGGCCCTGGGATCGATGAGCCCATTGCGGTCACCAAAGGTGCGAGCACCTTCTTCTATCATCAAGACGGCTTGGGATCAGTGACGGAGTTGACCGACAGCACCGGCAGCGTGGCCAAAGCGTATGCGTACGATGTGTATGGGAACATCCTCGAATCCCCGGGCACGGTGAATCAGCCGTATACGTATACGGGGAGGGAGTTGGACCAGGAGACGGGACTTTATTATTACCGAGCGAGGTATTACGACGCAGCAAGTGGACGGTTCTTGCAGAAGGATCCGATTGGGCTGGGCGGTGGTGATGTTAACTTCTACAATTATGTTCGAAACAACCCACCCCGCCTAGCAGATCCATTTGGATTGTTCGATTTGGCAACTCCAGGCGAAGTGCTGAATTTCTGGGGCGAGTTCTTTGGCGCCATTGGCGACTTCGGAGCGAACTATGTCGATATGAGGCAAGCTTGGTGGAAAGGTGCGGACAAGTATTTTCATTGCAAAGCCAATTGCCAAGCTGCTCAACGAGGTGTGGAAGGTGAGGCTGTAGCATGTATCATTAGTGATATCCGCGAATGGTGGGATCAGAATGTAAAGTCTTACTGGGAGCCACAATCCACACCACAAGACAGCGCGGCGGATCAGCAAGCAAACCTATATGGTCGTCTACAGGGGAGTATAAATCCTGGAACGCCGTGTGAGCAGTCATGTGCTCCATTTAGGCCCGTGGGATTGCCTCCACAGTATTGA
- a CDS encoding phosphopentomutase, with product MMTRIVLLVLDGCGIGSLPDAESYGDAGCNTLQRLAAISKGLSLPNLEQLGLGLLGQFQGIRPMTQPEGCYGMLGFTTKGKHSLAGHWELAGYVIEDGPPPCETFTGELASGLEAALGQKTLGNCRTVHLEPIAEFGAQHQKTGMPIAWIDTAGTIMLAAHEQVVPPEELYRLAREARRRLKATMPIVRVVAYPFAGQPGRFAVTERRRDFAVEPPGLTLLDHLSRASQLVFGVGKVGDLFSGRGVTRSVPLFQAHAVMDEVLRMFSKAPRGLIYANLPIMSPDLQDTVSTLQHVDRRLRDLQDCLKVGDVLIITGDHGFDCARPDPGHSREYVPCLVSGPRLARGVNLGTRTTAADLAQTIGEALGATRLPWGDSFLDALQSR from the coding sequence ATGATGACTCGAATCGTCCTGTTGGTGTTGGATGGCTGTGGCATCGGATCACTGCCTGATGCAGAATCGTACGGCGATGCCGGCTGTAATACACTGCAGCGGCTGGCTGCGATCTCCAAAGGTCTTTCCCTCCCCAATCTCGAACAACTCGGCCTCGGTCTCCTGGGTCAATTTCAAGGCATTCGCCCCATGACTCAGCCTGAGGGTTGCTATGGCATGTTGGGGTTTACGACCAAGGGCAAACACTCGCTGGCCGGACATTGGGAATTAGCCGGGTACGTGATCGAAGACGGCCCGCCTCCATGTGAAACGTTTACGGGCGAACTCGCCTCCGGACTCGAAGCCGCGTTGGGACAAAAGACGCTGGGGAATTGCCGCACGGTTCATCTGGAGCCGATCGCAGAGTTCGGCGCGCAGCATCAAAAAACCGGCATGCCCATCGCGTGGATCGATACCGCGGGGACCATCATGCTGGCCGCTCACGAGCAGGTCGTCCCGCCTGAGGAATTGTACCGTCTGGCGCGCGAAGCGAGGCGGCGGCTCAAGGCGACAATGCCGATCGTTCGCGTGGTGGCCTATCCGTTTGCCGGACAGCCCGGACGATTTGCCGTTACGGAACGTCGTCGTGATTTTGCTGTGGAACCGCCAGGCCTCACGCTCTTGGATCATTTGAGCCGCGCCAGCCAACTGGTATTCGGCGTGGGAAAAGTCGGCGATCTCTTCAGCGGACGCGGCGTCACCAGGTCGGTGCCTCTCTTTCAGGCCCATGCCGTCATGGACGAAGTCCTCCGCATGTTTAGTAAGGCACCACGCGGCTTGATCTACGCGAATCTTCCTATCATGAGCCCCGATCTGCAGGATACCGTCTCGACACTGCAACATGTCGATCGTCGGCTGCGTGACTTGCAAGACTGCCTCAAGGTCGGTGATGTCCTCATCATCACCGGCGATCACGGGTTCGACTGTGCCCGGCCTGATCCCGGCCATTCACGCGAGTATGTGCCCTGTCTCGTGTCCGGCCCGCGGCTTGCGCGCGGCGTGAACCTTGGGACCAGAACCACAGCCGCAGACCTCGCACAGACGATCGGTGAAGCGCTAGGCGCGACGAGACTCCCCTGGGGAGACAGCTTTCTGGATGCCCTCCAGTCCCGGTAG
- the deoC gene encoding deoxyribose-phosphate aldolase: MGLVSWNENVPALLDHTVLRPEATKADVVRLCAEAKEQGFVVIFVPPCYVDEAVAAVAGTAVQVGIPIGFPLGGHSTHAKVTEAIEAVAHGARVLDMVINISRLKSGDYDFVRQDMAAVVQATPGVNHKVILETCLLTREEKITACRLAVEAGMDYVKTSTGFNQAGATVEDVRLMKDAVAGRAKVKASGGIRDWKSTRALLEAGADRIGTSASLKILSEWRAEQAAGR; the protein is encoded by the coding sequence ATGGGACTTGTGTCGTGGAATGAGAATGTGCCTGCTCTGCTGGATCACACCGTATTGCGTCCGGAGGCGACCAAAGCCGACGTCGTGCGGCTCTGTGCAGAGGCGAAGGAGCAGGGATTTGTCGTGATCTTTGTGCCGCCCTGTTATGTCGATGAGGCGGTTGCGGCCGTCGCCGGAACGGCGGTGCAGGTCGGCATTCCGATCGGGTTCCCTCTCGGTGGCCACTCGACCCATGCCAAGGTGACGGAGGCCATCGAGGCGGTCGCACATGGCGCGCGGGTGTTGGATATGGTCATCAACATCAGCCGCCTGAAATCCGGCGACTACGATTTCGTGCGGCAGGATATGGCAGCCGTCGTGCAGGCTACGCCTGGAGTCAACCATAAGGTCATTTTGGAAACCTGCTTACTTACCCGCGAAGAAAAGATCACGGCCTGCCGCCTGGCCGTGGAGGCGGGGATGGACTATGTGAAGACCTCGACAGGGTTCAATCAGGCCGGTGCCACGGTGGAAGACGTGCGTTTGATGAAAGACGCCGTGGCCGGACGGGCAAAAGTGAAGGCCTCCGGCGGCATTCGAGACTGGAAGTCGACGCGCGCCTTGCTGGAGGCGGGGGCGGATCGTATCGGCACGAGCGCGAGTCTAAAGATCCTGAGCGAGTGGCGGGCGGAGCAGGCCGCTGGTCGCTGA
- the mltG gene encoding endolytic transglycosylase MltG, whose product MMQKRLIAGLALATVILLAISGYLVLRWAQSPVASGLPRPPSKIVTIPDGSTFQQVVGMLKSEQLIRSRWAFLLLGRSHDSDRKIRPGEYELDGSMSAQAILAKLLAGRVVLHPVTIPEGYNLSQIAEVFAAQQVTDVQEFSKLVRDRTFIATLGIEADSLEGYLFPETYSFPRQAKARDVIKAMVDGLHRVWSAELQEQATRMKLSLHQVLTLASVIEKETGSKEERELIAAVFHNRLRKKIPLQSDPTVIYGLPGFDGNIHKRDLSVMSPYNTYRVQGLPPGPIASPGAHSLRAALFPAQASYLYFVSRNDGTHQFSSTLAEHNQAVEKYQKQPFRKRTRGSLAVHGA is encoded by the coding sequence ATGATGCAGAAGAGATTGATTGCGGGTCTGGCACTGGCAACGGTGATACTCCTAGCCATCTCGGGGTATCTGGTGCTGCGCTGGGCTCAAAGTCCGGTCGCCAGCGGGCTTCCTAGGCCTCCCTCCAAGATTGTCACGATTCCCGACGGCAGTACCTTTCAGCAAGTGGTGGGTATGTTGAAGAGCGAGCAGCTGATTCGCAGCCGCTGGGCATTTCTGCTGCTCGGCCGGTCGCACGACAGCGATCGAAAAATTCGCCCCGGTGAATACGAATTGGATGGGAGCATGTCTGCGCAGGCGATCCTGGCGAAGCTGTTGGCCGGTCGAGTCGTGCTGCATCCGGTCACGATCCCTGAAGGGTACAATCTGTCGCAGATCGCCGAGGTTTTTGCGGCACAGCAAGTCACCGACGTTCAGGAATTCTCCAAGCTGGTGCGCGATCGTACGTTCATTGCGACGCTCGGAATTGAAGCGGACTCGCTGGAAGGGTACTTGTTTCCGGAGACGTATTCATTTCCTCGCCAGGCCAAGGCCCGTGATGTCATCAAGGCCATGGTCGACGGTCTCCATCGCGTGTGGAGCGCCGAGTTGCAGGAACAAGCGACGCGTATGAAGTTGTCTCTGCATCAAGTGTTGACGCTGGCATCCGTCATCGAAAAAGAGACCGGCTCGAAGGAAGAGCGTGAACTGATTGCGGCAGTGTTTCATAACCGGTTGCGAAAGAAAATTCCTTTACAGAGCGATCCGACGGTCATCTATGGGCTGCCGGGGTTTGACGGCAACATTCATAAGCGCGATCTGTCCGTCATGAGTCCCTACAATACGTATCGCGTGCAGGGACTTCCGCCGGGACCGATCGCTAGCCCTGGAGCCCACTCGCTCCGTGCGGCATTGTTCCCGGCTCAGGCATCCTATCTCTATTTTGTGTCGCGCAACGACGGGACCCATCAATTTTCTTCCACGCTGGCCGAGCATAATCAAGCCGTGGAGAAGTATCAGAAGCAGCCCTTCCGCAAGCGCACCAGAGGAAGCCTCGCCGTTCACGGCGCCTGA
- the ruvX gene encoding Holliday junction resolvase RuvX, with amino-acid sequence MKGQRILAIDHGSKRIGFALSDELGWTAQPLETFYRRNPEADIRHIQELVREHEVGRVLVGLPLRLDGESGPAAKVVEEFIQLLEPALSVPVVTWDERMTTCAAEDLLIAADVGRRKRKGIVDRIAAAILLQSYLASLEKPSSRQEQGEGDSQDDDPWSFDEPRVDDAEEIDCGSGTGNGDTPSHLGVSGAALGSKSGRQRAS; translated from the coding sequence ATGAAGGGCCAGCGGATTCTCGCGATCGATCACGGCTCGAAACGGATCGGTTTTGCCCTGAGCGATGAGCTCGGGTGGACGGCCCAGCCGTTGGAGACGTTTTACCGCCGCAATCCCGAGGCCGACATCCGACATATTCAAGAGCTCGTGCGCGAGCACGAGGTCGGCCGGGTGCTCGTCGGTCTGCCGCTTCGGTTGGACGGCGAAAGCGGTCCGGCGGCCAAGGTGGTCGAGGAATTTATCCAGCTGCTCGAACCGGCCTTGTCGGTTCCGGTGGTGACTTGGGATGAACGGATGACGACCTGTGCGGCGGAGGACTTATTGATTGCCGCCGATGTCGGACGCCGGAAACGGAAAGGCATCGTCGATCGGATCGCCGCCGCCATTCTGCTCCAGAGTTACCTCGCGAGTTTGGAGAAGCCGTCGTCGCGCCAGGAGCAGGGGGAGGGTGATTCCCAAGACGACGATCCCTGGTCTTTTGACGAACCACGAGTCGATGATGCAGAAGAGATTGATTGCGGGTCTGGCACTGGCAACGGTGATACTCCTAGCCATCTCGGGGTATCTGGTGCTGCGCTGGGCTCAAAGTCCGGTCGCCAGCGGGCTTCCTAG